The following coding sequences are from one Capsicum annuum cultivar UCD-10X-F1 chromosome 3, UCD10Xv1.1, whole genome shotgun sequence window:
- the LOC107853240 gene encoding LOB domain-containing protein 29, translating to MTGTGSPCGACKFLRRKCIKGCIFAPYFCYEQGATHFAAIHKVFGASNVSKLLAHIPVGDRGEAAVTIAYEAQARLQDPIYGCVSHIFALQQQVVNLQAQLASLKEQAAAQNLQNGSNYANPNYDKFQDVQSWFHQSENPSTMPQFDHSSLTSNNNIGSSTQYYGSENNYIMTSSNYHMGNNYENINLVIPKENMSSFEEGGSCSVDSSFDMQKDHYNNRQWTFQDDADDLQSVAFRYLQHT from the exons ATGACAGGCACTGGTTCCCCTTGTGGTGCTTGCAAGTTTTTGAGAAGAAAATGTATTAAAGGATGCATTTTTGCTCCTTATTTTTGCTATGAACAAGGTGCTACTCATTTTGCAGCTATTCACAAGGTTTTTGGGGCTAGCAATGTATCTAAACTCCTTGCTCATATACCCGTAGGTGATCGTGGTGAAGCCGCGGTCACCATCGCTTATGAAGCTCAGGCTAGACTTCAAGATCCAATTTATGGTTGTGTTTCACACATATTCGCTCTCCAACAACag GTTGTCAATTTACAAGCGCAACTTGCTTCTCTCAAGGAACAAGCAGCAGCTCAAAACTTGCAAAATGGTTCCAATTATGCAAACCCTAATTATGACAAATTTCAAGATGTTCAAAGTTGGTTTCATCAGTCTGAAAATCCAAGCACTATGCCCCAATTTGATCATTCTAGCTTGACCAGTAACAATAATATTGGATCATCAACCCAATATTATGGAAGTGAAAACAATTACATCATGACATCAAGTAATTACCATATGGGGAATAATTATGAGAATATTAATTTGGTGATTCCAAAGGAAAATATGTCAAGTTTTGAAGAAGGTGGATCTTGCTCAGTGGATTCTTCTTTTGACATGCAAAAAGATCATTACAACAACAGGCAATGGACATTTCAAGATGATGCAGATGATCTTCAATCAGTGGCCTTCAGATATCTTCAACATACTTga